CCCCAGTGAACCCTAGATGATCctgcagccattttttttttttttttttaaagacagcgtttctgtgtaacagagcccttgttttcctggactctctttgtagaccaggctggcctcgaactcaagagatccacctgcctctgcctcccaagtgctgggattaaaggcgtgcaccaccaccgcctggtctCTGGAACCATTTTCAAGGAAGGACAGTTTTTCTGATAGCTTAGCAGTGATTGCCATGTCTAGTGTTAGGACAAGCACAATCCATCATTTACATGGAAAGCTTTCTGCAGCTGGTACAAACACCCTTCCTCTGCCTATATAACCAGGCTGCTGAGCTCACTGAATCAGCTAGGAgacaccctctttttttttttttttttgagacacccTCTTGTGCAGCTTCCCCAATGAACATTCTTTCCAGTAGCGTTTCCCTGCCTGtctcttttgaaaaaatatgCACTAGTATtttgcttgtatatgtgtgtgagatcccttgaaactggaattacagacaattgtgagctgccatgtggttgctgggaattgagcctgggtcctttggaagagcagccagtgctcctaactgcggagccatctctccatgccctccttgtcttcttcttcttcttcttcttcttttttgtttttttagatttatttatttatcatttttacagtgttttgcctgcatgtacacttgcattacagaagagggcaccagatctcattacagatggttgtaagccaccatgtggttgctgggaattgaactcaggacctttggaagagcagccagtgctcttaacctctgagccatctctccagcccctccttgccTACTTCTAATAGCTGTGGGGCTAAGGTGATAATACAAAGACAGTAGAGAGGCAGCAATGGTGATAGTGGGCGTGACTGGCTGCTTTGACAGCTGAAGAGGCAAAGATGGAGGACAGAAGGCTGTAAAGAGGTAGAAACGAGGGGCTGGagggttggctcagtggttaagagcactggttgctctttcaaatGACCCAGgttcgactcccagcacccacatgccagttccgggggatctgacactattacacacacccaaacaagagacagaacaccaatgtgcatacaacaaaaataagtcattaaaaaaaaaaaaggtaggaaaaaaaaaaaaacctgcaggaCCTTGTCACTGGAGGCTTCAGAGTGCTTCTGTGATTTTACAGAAGCCTCCGATGCCCTGAGGCCTGCAAGCTTCAGCACTGGCCTCTTAAGGGCGAAGGAATCACTTCCTAGGTCTACACAATAGCTGTAATTCTTGTAAAGAGGTCTACCCCAACAACTTAGTGCTTTAGAGTAAAGGGCCTGGTTACTAGAGGTCCCAAGAGTAGTAATGAATGCTTAATTAAATGTTGGGCATCCTAGGCCCTCACAAGTTCCCCTCCTGTCTGTTGCCTCCACTGCCAAACACCATGGGATATAAGCTGTCAAAGACCAGCACTTAATGGTCTCTAAACCTACCCATAATAAAAAAGACCTGAGAGAAGGGCTGGTCACATTATCTGTAAAACCCCAGATATGTTACTTTTCTGTGCCTCGTCTTATTCATTAAATGGAAGGCGGGGACTTAGGCTTCTTGGAATGGAATGGTCTTCCGCTGGTACTCAGTCTCTGGCCAAGTACATGTCTAATGTCAGCTGTCAACCTTTAGGGCAGGAATTATCCTGTCAGGGTGCCATGTACagggaagacagggtttctctgccttggctgtcctggaacttgttctgtagaccaggctggcctcaaactcacagagatccacctgcctctgccttccaagtgctgggattaaaggcacgtgccaccatacctggtggtattttgtttttttttttttcaagacagggtttccttgtgtagccttggctgtcctgggctccctttgtagaccaggctggccttgaactcacagcaatccacctgcctttgccttccccaGTGcttgcaccaccattcctggcttttcAGGTGCGGGATTTATTAACAACCTTGTATCTACACAAAATGTGGTTTCTTACCACTGAGATGGCAAATGAGTGACAGTGTCTAGTATGTCTTAAACCACACAAACTCGGGCAGAATCACAGCTTTCAAGAGTCCACACGCCAGCAGGACCTGGTGActcacactgttaatcccagcattcaggaggcagatctctgagttttgacCCAGCttgggtctacagagtgagttctagcacagccagggatacacagagaaatcttgtctcaaaaacaaaactacttttgtttttttggtctaaATGTAGTATCTTGGAACCTCAATGTGTAGAAAGAGCAAACACTTTATTGTTagtgttttaaagtttattcaGTTTtatgacaccaagaaaacaatatTTAGAACCAGACACTTTGGCAACACATCAGATACATCACAAACCTAAGGACAGTGGCTGCAGAATTAACTTCAGCATTCAATTGTGCTTTTTGATTGCACAGAATCAATAACTGATTTATAAAAAGTGAAACCCTAAATATCTTAGCCAGCCTTGGCTTAGGGTCTTCAGCAcaaatgtgggcagcacctgaAAACTATTGATTACTGGTGACACAGTCACATATGACTATTAGGCTTGCATGTAAACTTTGTCTGGCTTACAGGAAATGACCTTTTGATTTAAGTAACAGTGTATGTCAGCAATACATCAGGAAGACATTCAGTGGGGTGAACAACATGACAGAGGGTAAGTACTGTGGCAGCACAAGGTGGGGACAGGCTAACCACAGCGGTGAGCTCCTGTCATGACTGCTCATGAACAGTCTCCTCGCTAGTCTTGGGTCAAGTTAAACACCCTTCTAATTCGGCCCGAAGGAGGACCTCTTCGTCTGCTGCCTCCTTATCCCTTATCAGTGTCAGTAACTGCAGCAAGCCCGGGGCTGGGCCACCCTCTGGCAGTCCAAGTTCCCTTCCAACTGACTTGTGGACCGCCCCAGCAATGACTTGGTCTAGACGGGTCTGATTCACAACTTCTTTCTCAATTGCTCCTTTCTTTACCAGTTTTTGTAATAGAGGCTCCAACCTTAGAACATAGGCAGACAGCTTTTCATCCTTCTTTTGGTAAGTGGTAAGATATTTGACCTGCAGCGCCCTAGGATTATCAATAATCCCAAATATTGTCTCAAGAGTCTTCAGGCATTCTGCAACTGTAATGAAAGGGTTGTTTATCTTGAGGACTCGAACAATTTCAAATGCTGGGCCTCTAAGGCTCTCTATCAACCGCCTTCTTTTCTCTACATCTGACACCTGCCATGTTTTCATTACCTGGGAAGTATGAAACATCCAAGATTCAAACTCTTCTTCACCTGGTCCCGGAGGATCCCTGCCTGAGAACACTCTCAGCCTTCTGTACCTCAGATACCGCAGGGTAGGCTTCAGAGCTTCATCTATCGTCTGTGCTACCATGGGGGCTCGCATTTCAGGGCTCGTGCCCTGGTCAAGGCTGCGTGGGCTATTTCGGTTCCCAAGAACTCTGGTCAATTCACTCATCGTCATTCCCTCTCCCTTTAAAAACTCACTCAATCTGCATAAAAACTCACTATCAGCATCAGGAGGCTTAAAGATCACTCTCCACACACCACCCTTTCCAGGTATCTCCTTGGGGACCAGAGCACTGTTAGCATCTACTGTAAGCCCGATCAAGGCTACATTCTTGTTTTCATCCCTCCTGAACATCCTCCCAAGCACTCTGTGTTCCCCTAGGGGAGCCAGGCCAGCCTGCAGGGCCTCCTCGATGTCTGCCAGTCCGCAGGTCGGAGGGATGCCGGCAACCAACAGCGCTTTCCGAGGGTTCATATCCATCCCTCGGCACCAGTCTTCTAAGAGTCTCAGTGTCATGGTGCCCAGGTTATGTAAACTGTAATTCGCTCTGGGCGCCGCCACTCACAGGGATGTGCGCGCTCCGTCTCTTTAAGCCGCAGAGGTCCAGGAGCCTGAGGAAACAGAGCACCCGCGTAAGTTACCAGTGTCCGAGTCCCGCCCTCCCGCCTCAGGTGCCCATAGACGACACGGAGCCAGCGGACCACTCGCCGCTATTGACCGGCCGCATGAAGTCGCGGCGAGGGCGTCTGACCTTTGCGGGCTTCAGGAGAGACCCGGGACCACGTGCTGAGCGCGGTAATGGGGGAGAGTGCCGGGAGGCCGCCTCACATGCCAACCGGGGAAACAGCCTCAGGCAACAGACAACCGCCTCAGTTGGAGGCGGCGCGGTGGAAACTGCCTGACGTCACCAGAGGCGGGTACCCGTTTCCGGCCCAAGGCGGAAGCTCTGACTGCAGCGGCATCCGGGACTGCGAGCGGGCGGGCCACTCAGGACAGGAAGGTGAGACCCGGGGTTGCTCAGCTTGGCTGTCAGGCTGGCCTGGCGCTCAGCTGGGAGCCGAACTCGGGGCTCTGCGGGCTAGCCCTGGCGCCGCCGCTCAGCCCGGGCTCGGCGGC
This window of the Acomys russatus chromosome 1, mAcoRus1.1, whole genome shotgun sequence genome carries:
- the Moap1 gene encoding modulator of apoptosis 1, giving the protein MTLRLLEDWCRGMDMNPRKALLVAGIPPTCGLADIEEALQAGLAPLGEHRVLGRMFRRDENKNVALIGLTVDANSALVPKEIPGKGGVWRVIFKPPDADSEFLCRLSEFLKGEGMTMSELTRVLGNRNSPRSLDQGTSPEMRAPMVAQTIDEALKPTLRYLRYRRLRVFSGRDPPGPGEEEFESWMFHTSQVMKTWQVSDVEKRRRLIESLRGPAFEIVRVLKINNPFITVAECLKTLETIFGIIDNPRALQVKYLTTYQKKDEKLSAYVLRLEPLLQKLVKKGAIEKEVVNQTRLDQVIAGAVHKSVGRELGLPEGGPAPGLLQLLTLIRDKEAADEEVLLRAELEGCLT